The following proteins are co-located in the Lacticaseibacillus paracasei subsp. paracasei genome:
- a CDS encoding IS5 family transposase (programmed frameshift) gives MRTFTHRYGSDITRDQFNLIRADLEDARKHTAPRQIDLYDVFCAMLYTMKNGCTWRDLPSDFPKWQTVYYYWVLWTKQENPIEMALLTRVLKKPVAFLRFSQGRSTRTSFLILDAQSVKNTDTAENSGYDGGKKIKGIKRTLAVDNQGLPQGIHVTTGDVSDRDAASSLLMLHADQFDLVQRIMVDGGYTGDKFASLVGNSIGADVIIAKQSDLKHGHVTPQRWVIERSFGWLEKCRRLWKNCERKLHTSTMMITLAFLRFMLKRH, from the exons ATGCGAACTTTTACCCATCGATATGGTAGCGATATTACGCGTGACCAATTTAACCTCATTCGAGCTGATCTTGAAGATGCACGGAAACATACTGCACCAAGACAAATTGATTTGTACGATGTCTTTTGTGCAATGCTGTATACCATGAAAAATGGGTGTACTTGGCGTGATCTCCCGAGTGATTTTCCAAAGTGGCAAACTGTTTATTATTACTGGGTGCTTTGGACAAAACAAGAGAACCCAATCGAGATGGCCCTATTAACCAGGGTTTTAAAAAAAC CTGTCGCTTTCCTACGATTTAGCCAAGGCCGGTCAACTAGAACTTCGTTCCTGATACTGGATGCTCAAAGTGTTAAAAACACGGACACAGCAGAGAATTCAGGTTATGATGGCGGCAAAAAGATTAAAGGTATCAAACGGACATTAGCTGTTGATAATCAAGGATTGCCCCAAGGAATTCACGTCACCACTGGTGACGTATCTGATCGTGACGCTGCTAGTTCGCTATTGATGTTACATGCAGATCAATTTGACCTTGTCCAGCGAATCATGGTTGACGGCGGCTATACGGGAGATAAGTTTGCCAGCTTAGTTGGCAATAGCATCGGTGCAGATGTCATCATTGCCAAGCAAAGTGATTTAAAGCATGGCCATGTAACCCCACAACGTTGGGTGATTGAGCGAAGCTTTGGCTGGCTAGAAAAATGCCGTCGCCTCTGGAAAAACTGCGAACGCAAGCTTCACACTAGTACAATGATGATAACGTTAGCCTTTCTTCGCTTCATGCTCAAAAGACACTAA
- a CDS encoding ArpU family phage packaging/lysis transcriptional regulator yields MVRATRYFSPIDHDKTIENAKEVLGNYWHHKRLAQRTKIALRSPVMDGMPKSPSYGNKAEDKLVSHADELYYIACCEGAIESIENEDYRIILVESYLTPKTTRKSSLQLAAHLHVDRTTLWRQTQEALYAFAEICPLVKLDATSVQQ; encoded by the coding sequence GTGGTGCGAGCAACGAGATATTTTAGCCCAATTGATCATGATAAAACAATTGAAAACGCCAAAGAGGTCTTGGGGAACTACTGGCATCACAAGCGGCTCGCTCAACGCACCAAAATAGCGCTCAGAAGTCCCGTGATGGACGGCATGCCTAAGTCACCTAGCTATGGAAATAAAGCCGAGGACAAGCTCGTATCGCACGCTGACGAGCTGTACTATATAGCGTGCTGTGAAGGCGCTATTGAATCTATAGAGAATGAAGACTACCGGATCATTTTAGTTGAGAGCTATCTGACTCCAAAGACGACACGTAAATCCAGCCTTCAGTTAGCCGCTCACTTGCATGTTGACCGAACGACCCTTTGGCGACAAACACAAGAAGCTCTCTATGCTTTTGCTGAAATATGTCCGCTAGTGAAACTAGATGCAACATCCGTGCAACAATGA
- a CDS encoding DnaD domain protein → MNEKPGYYAIIPAGVRYDKQLPQGAKLLYGEITALTNKNGYCWASNDYFAKLYSVSIGTIKSWLKCLEDNSYIRRVIKYKSGSKEVEQRFISLAPRSENLPPSVRKLTHPRSENCPENNTSINNTTTLGEPELINFWEKNGFGFISPKNREDLMYWVDDFKKIGSTDEQAVQVVKQAMSNAIDNNVRRYSYVNAILKNWESLRLTSLEAVTAYEAQRTQRQKSKSTSRQASTDVYQNQGDVQDEDLPW, encoded by the coding sequence ATGAATGAGAAGCCTGGTTACTATGCAATCATCCCAGCAGGTGTGCGCTATGACAAACAGCTGCCACAAGGAGCCAAGCTCTTGTATGGCGAGATCACGGCACTCACCAATAAGAACGGTTACTGCTGGGCATCGAATGACTATTTCGCAAAGCTCTATTCGGTTAGCATCGGCACTATCAAAAGTTGGCTAAAGTGTCTCGAAGACAATTCATATATCCGCAGAGTCATCAAATATAAAAGTGGAAGTAAGGAGGTTGAACAAAGATTTATTAGTTTAGCCCCTCGGTCAGAAAACTTACCCCCCTCGGTCAGAAAATTGACCCACCCCCGGTCAGAAAACTGTCCAGAAAATAATACAAGTATTAATAATACAACAACATTAGGGGAACCGGAGCTCATTAATTTTTGGGAGAAAAACGGTTTTGGTTTTATCAGCCCAAAGAACCGTGAAGACCTCATGTACTGGGTAGATGATTTCAAGAAGATTGGCTCAACTGACGAGCAGGCAGTTCAGGTAGTCAAACAGGCCATGAGCAACGCAATTGACAATAACGTGCGTCGTTATAGCTATGTCAATGCCATTTTAAAAAATTGGGAATCCTTAAGGCTTACTAGTTTAGAGGCAGTGACGGCCTATGAAGCCCAACGAACACAACGCCAAAAGTCAAAATCAACTTCACGGCAAGCATCTACAGACGTTTATCAAAACCAAGGGGATGTCCAAGATGAAGACTTACCTTGGTAG
- a CDS encoding transposase: MTNTAIRYTPEFKQTLIDLHEKGHSFKELHEEYGPSLDTIRKWVQAATVIAIDHQGTAVTNEQFKQLQKENRRLREELDILKRAAVLLAKR, encoded by the coding sequence ATGACCAATACAGCTATTCGCTACACCCCCGAATTTAAGCAAACCTTGATTGATCTTCATGAAAAAGGACACTCATTCAAAGAACTACATGAAGAATACGGTCCTTCCTTAGACACTATTCGCAAATGGGTTCAGGCGGCCACTGTCATTGCCATTGATCATCAAGGTACTGCTGTGACCAACGAACAGTTCAAGCAACTTCAAAAAGAAAATCGCCGTTTGAGGGAAGAACTCGATATTTTAAAACGAGCGGCGGTGTTGCTGGCAAAGCGTTGA
- a CDS encoding IS3 family transposase has product MIHSGRKAALFMIQDQLSRGHRITVILRALRIPSSTYYDWLRWHPKSRNRRRIKLKELVQVLWQRRKFYGYVRIAKRIRKLLKCRLSDRTIWKVMRELGIQSTMYRKRSKKPTTTTDMPQKPNLMRHLADLSEVVTTDITYIQLINQNWVYLATAYDPKARKVLAWQVGQQMTQDLAVAPIQALIHQGYTFKMVHSDMGSQYTSRLFETTLTDAHLRHSYSRKGKPADNGRIEAYHSLLKREWVRLEQINYESILDVTESIARYNTFYNHDRETNGRGACKRKSAAA; this is encoded by the coding sequence TTGATTCATAGCGGCCGAAAGGCCGCTCTTTTTATGATTCAAGATCAATTGAGCCGGGGGCACCGCATCACAGTTATTCTCCGAGCGTTACGGATCCCTTCGAGTACCTACTATGACTGGTTAAGGTGGCATCCTAAGTCACGAAATCGCCGCCGAATTAAGCTTAAAGAGCTGGTTCAGGTTCTTTGGCAACGTCGAAAGTTTTACGGATACGTGCGGATTGCTAAACGTATTCGTAAATTACTTAAATGCCGCTTAAGTGACCGCACGATTTGGAAAGTCATGCGTGAATTGGGGATTCAATCGACAATGTATCGTAAACGCTCTAAAAAGCCTACCACAACCACTGACATGCCCCAAAAACCTAATTTAATGCGACACCTAGCTGACTTGTCTGAGGTCGTGACCACCGATATCACCTATATTCAACTGATCAACCAAAACTGGGTTTACCTTGCAACAGCGTATGATCCAAAAGCGAGAAAAGTCTTAGCTTGGCAAGTGGGTCAACAGATGACACAAGACCTCGCGGTCGCACCGATTCAAGCGTTAATTCACCAAGGTTATACTTTTAAGATGGTTCATAGCGATATGGGTAGTCAATATACCAGTCGTTTGTTTGAGACAACATTGACAGATGCGCACCTGCGTCACTCATATTCGCGCAAAGGCAAACCGGCTGATAACGGGCGGATTGAGGCCTACCATTCGCTATTGAAACGAGAATGGGTCCGGTTGGAGCAGATCAACTATGAATCAATTTTAGACGTCACTGAATCCATTGCTCGTTACAACACCTTCTACAATCATGATCGCGAGACCAACGGTCGCGGTGCTTGCAAAAGAAAGTCAGCAGCTGCATAA
- a CDS encoding 3'-5' exonuclease: MKEYVIMDTEFNSTSNRAIQISAVRIRDGLHIADQFNRFIPSPDKFDQLHIIRTSNMRYSDYLALPSLQQTVRDYVAWMRTTIDIVGWSIEGDAGRIRETFKKGSHGIPKNWKFIDIADIVEKRYSFNATPPLQGLANVLGIPVNRTHNALDDCLRTFGVIKALESRDGKLF, translated from the coding sequence ATGAAAGAATACGTGATTATGGACACGGAGTTTAACTCAACCAGTAATCGAGCAATTCAAATATCAGCAGTCAGAATTCGAGACGGTCTGCACATTGCAGATCAGTTCAACCGATTCATTCCATCACCAGATAAATTTGATCAGCTTCACATCATTAGGACAAGTAACATGCGATACAGCGACTATTTAGCTTTACCAAGCCTGCAGCAAACAGTGCGTGACTACGTGGCCTGGATGAGAACTACGATTGACATTGTGGGCTGGTCGATTGAAGGCGATGCGGGCCGCATCAGAGAAACATTTAAAAAGGGGTCACATGGCATCCCCAAGAACTGGAAGTTTATCGACATCGCAGACATCGTTGAAAAGCGGTATAGCTTTAATGCTACGCCTCCGCTGCAAGGACTGGCGAATGTTCTAGGCATACCAGTAAACCGTACTCACAACGCGCTAGATGACTGTTTAAGGACATTTGGAGTTATCAAGGCATTGGAGTCACGAGACGGAAAGCTATTTTGA
- a CDS encoding ATP-binding protein, which yields MSNLETNQGRLAAIETFAERCPDCGSLLYRPKGLSKVTGKKMAGVCMNCGYKQPPTEPKNVTPDMEKEARKNRTVGYYLAYSVFSTDAIIAKDFNNFHTDGSLGQQQLKLFAVGLSNKICRNEVVHALIIGDTGVGKSHIANGILIDTQAKTGYRKTCLFIDWNALMQRLKSGMSANAQDVRMKNEKIMHEIGKADVVVIDDLGSERGSDFERQTADDVFRMREDKATIVTTNLHGQDLNKRYGERTMSRMAKHGQGNSFGVKGILDQRKEALP from the coding sequence ATGAGCAATCTTGAAACTAATCAAGGACGTTTAGCAGCGATCGAAACATTTGCTGAACGTTGTCCCGATTGTGGCAGCCTCTTGTATCGCCCGAAGGGATTGAGCAAAGTAACCGGTAAAAAAATGGCCGGAGTGTGCATGAATTGTGGCTATAAACAGCCACCCACGGAGCCTAAAAACGTCACGCCAGATATGGAAAAAGAGGCCCGCAAGAACCGCACCGTTGGATACTACCTAGCTTATTCGGTATTTAGTACAGACGCGATTATTGCAAAGGATTTCAACAACTTCCATACAGATGGCAGCCTTGGACAGCAGCAGTTGAAACTCTTCGCTGTCGGTTTGTCTAACAAAATATGCCGTAACGAGGTTGTACACGCATTGATTATCGGTGACACAGGAGTTGGCAAGTCACATATTGCTAACGGCATATTAATTGATACTCAGGCCAAGACCGGTTATCGCAAAACATGCCTTTTTATTGACTGGAACGCTTTAATGCAGAGACTCAAGTCTGGCATGAGTGCTAATGCACAAGATGTGCGAATGAAGAACGAGAAAATTATGCATGAGATTGGCAAGGCTGATGTGGTTGTGATCGATGATCTAGGCTCCGAGCGTGGTAGTGATTTTGAACGCCAGACGGCTGATGATGTTTTCAGAATGCGGGAAGACAAAGCAACTATCGTGACAACCAATTTGCACGGACAAGATCTGAATAAGAGGTACGGCGAGCGAACTATGTCCCGTATGGCCAAGCACGGCCAAGGAAATAGCTTTGGCGTTAAAGGAATCCTAGATCAGCGAAAAGAGGCGTTGCCTTGA